A region of the Dyadobacter sp. CECT 9275 genome:
CTTATGGCCTGTTTATTGAGATTTGTGTCTAGTTCAATGACAGCCTTTTCTTCTCTGATTTGCTGCAACTCCTTAAATGAACCCTGAAAAAGCAGTTTGCCGTGGTTTAGTATCCCAACATGAGAAACCAGTCTTTCTATTTCGGTAAGCAGATGGCTGGAGATTAAGAGTGTTACACCCTGCTCTTTGCTGAGTGAGGACAACAGTTCTCTGATTTCGATCATACCATTCGGATCTAAGCCATTGGTCGGCTCATCGAGGATTAGCAAGTCAGGTTCAGGAAGTAGTGCAATCGCCAGTCCTAACCGTTGTTTCATTCCAAGTGAATATTTTCTGACATGTCTCTCTCCGTCCGAACTAAGACCTACCGTTTTTAATACTTGAAGTACTCTGCTCCTTGGGATATTTCTGATGTTGGCGGTTATCAATAGGTTGTCCCTGCCCGTCAGGTGCTCATAAAGTGAAGGTGTTTCTATGAGCGCCCCTATTTTAGAAAATATACTATTGGAGCTGCGTGCTACCTGTTGACCAAAAAGCCTCACCGAGCCGGTTACGGGAGTTAATAAGTTCAGAATTAACCTGATCGAGGTTGTCTTACCTGCACCATTCGGTCCT
Encoded here:
- a CDS encoding ABC transporter ATP-binding protein, translating into MQNKKEYIIETSNLSFGYSKGQNILSDVNLKIAEGAIYGFLGPNGAGKTTSIRLILNLLTPVTGSVRLFGQQVARSSNSIFSKIGALIETPSLYEHLTGRDNLLITANIRNIPRSRVLQVLKTVGLSSDGERHVRKYSLGMKQRLGLAIALLPEPDLLILDEPTNGLDPNGMIEIRELLSSLSKEQGVTLLISSHLLTEIERLVSHVGILNHGKLLFQGSFKELQQIREEKAVIELDTNLNKQAISLLMENNYSVRQGKEYLEVKFLGIRDLSFITHLLVKAGLDIYRMQVIESSLEQIFLSFINQSEPS